A window of the Trichoderma asperellum chromosome 6, complete sequence genome harbors these coding sequences:
- the CDC42 gene encoding Rho GTPase, with the protein MVVATIKCVVVGDGAVGKTCLLISYTTNKFPSEYVPTVFDNYAVTVMIGDEPYTLGLFDTAGQEDYDRLRPLSYPQTDVFLVCFSVTSPASFENVREKWFPEVHHHCPGVPCLIVGTQVDLRDDPSVREKLAKQKMAPVRREDGERMAKDLGAVKYVECSALTQYKLKDVFDEAIVAALEPPAPKKKSHKCLVL; encoded by the exons ATGGTGGTCGCAACCATCAA GTGCGTTGTCGTCGGCGACGGTGCCGTCGGCAAGACATGTCTTCTCATCAGCTACACCACCAACAAATTCCCCTCGGAATACGTCCCGACTGTTTTCGACAACTATGCCGTCACCGTCAT GATCGGCGATGAGCCCTATACCCTGGGACTGTTCGACACCGCTGGACAGGAGGATTATGACCGTCTGCGTCCTCTCTCATACCCCCAAACCGACGTTTTCCTCGTCTGCTTCAGCGTCACCTCCCCTGCATCATTCGAAAACGTTCGCGAGAAGTGGTTCCCTGAGGTTCACCACCACTGCCCTGGCGTTCCCTGCCTCATTGTTGGAACTCAGGTCGATTTGAGAGATGACCCCAGCGTCAGAGAGAAGCTTGCCAAGCAGAAGATGGCCCCCGTCCGCCGAGAGGACGGTGAGCGTATGGCGAAGGACCTCGGCGCGGTTAAATACGTCGAGTGCAGTGCGTTGACGCAGTACAAGCTCAAAGATGTGTTTGACGAG gCCATCGTTGCTGCTTTGGAGCCACCGGCACCCAAGAAAAAATCCCATAAGTGCCTTGTTCTATAA
- a CDS encoding uncharacterized protein (SECRETED:SignalP(1-22)), protein MKSAVLLSWLFWGSMSAGCGHGGREWTKEELAELEAEWGTDWSFSGFGSFAHLDYVKCLTNPAEKFDIAIVGAPFDTAVSYRPGARFGPRAIRHASARQTAYRGFNPRAGINPYQNWARIVDCGDIPITPFDNGIAREQMTQAFRELGKRGTVSTLSSKPKIVTLGGDHSLSLPALRALKEIYGRPVRVLHFDAHLDTWNPAGYPSHWGSTHFNHGSMFWMASQEGLLSNATDSPSVHAGLRTRLSGVTAFDHEDDEAQNWIRFSADDIDDIGTAGIVEGIMRVLGTEEPVYLSLDIDVLDPAFAPGTGTPEPGGWTTRELIRILRGVEGLNVVGADVVEVAPAYQGRGEETALAAAQAVYEIVSSIVKRGMGGEKEAGGKDEL, encoded by the exons ATGAAGTCGGCTGTGCTGCTGAGCTGGCTTTTCTGGGGTAGCATGTCGGCGGGGTGCGGGCACGGCGGGAGGGAATGGACAAAAGAGgagctggctgagctggAGGCGGAATGGGGCACCGAT TGGTCGTTTAGTGGGTTTGGGTCGTTTGCGCACTTGGACTATGTCAAGTGTTTGACAAACCCTGCCGAGAAGTTTGATATCGCCATTGTTGGAGCTCCGTTTGACACAGCTGTGAGTTACCGGCCAG GTGCTCGCTTTGGCCCGAGAGCTATTCGCCATGCCTCTGCCCGGCAGACGGCTTACCGCGGGTTCAACCCTCGAGCCGGCATCAACCCGTACCAGAACTGGGCCAGGATTGTCGATTGCGGCGACATTCCTATTACTCCTTTTGACAATGGCATTGCTAGAGAGCAGATGACGCAGGCGTTCAGGGAGCTTGGCAAGAGAGGGACTGTTTCAACGCTGAGCTCGAAGCCCAAGATTGTGACATTGGGTGGCGATCATAGCCTTTCGCTGCCTGCGCTGAGGGCGTTGAAGGAGATATATGGGAGACCTGTTCGGGTGCTTCACTTTGATG CACATCTCGACACTTGGAATCCAGCTGGATATCCCTCCCACTGGGGCTCGACTCACTTCAACCACGGCTCCATGTTCTGGATGGCCAGCCAAGAAGGTCTTCTTTCCAACGCCACCGACTCGCCGTCTGTCCATGCCGGCCTGCGCACGCGCCTCAGCGGCGTCACGGCCTTTGAccacgaagacgacgaggcgcAAAACTGGATCCGCTTCTCGGCGGACGACATTGATGACATTGGCACGGCGGGCATCGTCGAGGGCATCATGAGGGTGCTGGGCACGGAGGAGCCGGTGTATCTGTCGCTGGACATTGACGTGCTGGACCCGGCGTTTGCGCCCGGGACGGGGACGCCGGAGCCGGGCGGGTGGACGACGAGGGAGCTGATTCGGATCTTGAGGGGGGTGGAAGGGCTGAATGTCGTGGGGGCGGATGTGGTGGAGGTTGCGCCGGCGTATCAGGGACGGGGGGAGGAGAcggctttggcggcggcgcaggcGGTTTATGAGATTGTGAGCTCGATTGTGAAGAGAGGGATGGGAGGGGAGAAGGAGGCTGGGGGGAAGGATGAGCTGTGA
- a CDS encoding uncharacterized protein (EggNog:ENOG41~BUSCO:EOG092D1Q5G) codes for MQELNGSAGQGAPNGTNGTRFGHASKPSNSDTGFSHGAFTSNVSGFADRHPRRANIPSLNTQNMSQNQANGHDMTPGTAFDMQFTPLLPSQLLLGSPFQPGSPAAFGSPQFQGLSAFQQTQHQQSNGQQHNGGISSPVQGNMSPQTYQALVSPSTYGAPSFFPPQSPTGAYGMQSPIQPTSPVSMGAGVVTGTSRTVYLGNIPPDTSAEEILGHVRSGQIESVRLLPDKNCAFISFLDASSATHFHSDAILKKLCIKGQDIKVGWGKPSQVPTSVALAVQQSGASRNVYLGNLPEEVSDEELREDLAKFGAIDTIKIVREKNIAFVHYLSIANAIKAVTQLPQEAKWQAPRRVYYGKDRCAYVSKTQQQNAAQYLGIAPGYAHMLTGADRDLISNALAQQSVAAAAVATSAGGMNNLGNRTIYLGNIHPETTIEEICNVVRGGLLHHIRYIPDKHICFVTFIDPTAAASFYALSNLQGLMIHNRRLKIGWGKHSGALPPAIALAVSGGASRNVYIGNLDETWTEERLRQDFTEYGEIELVNALREKSCAFVNFTNIANAIKAIEAIRGKEEYKKFKVNFGKDRCGNAPRQAQQSSSPRGDGVSSPPPNGSQNSNSPSNGNTPQPAAALFNASNNPLTMYLSHMQQQAHQQQQQQQQMSVQQNILFNTAQSNDLSLDVPQQGPIGGHGQSASISNGYSMNGGMSNATTIGGLLAPGNGRGQHSRAVSLPVLAPGFENGGISPSESNGSHGERRGHQYQASYGGMGASGFGLAIQGGLNGWVEEEVAN; via the coding sequence ATGCAGGAACTCAACGGATCTGCTGGCCAGGGAGCACCCAACGGTACCAACGGTACGCGCTTTGGTCATGCTTCCAAGCCTTCCAACAGCGATACTGGCTTTTCGCATGGGGCCTTCACCTCCAACGTCTCGGGCTTTGCTGACCGTCACCCTCGTCGCGCAAACATTCCCTCGCTCAACACTCAGAACATGAGCCAGAACCAGGCGAATGGCCACGATATGACCCCAGGCACGGCTTTTGACATGCAGTTCACGCCTCTGCTCCCCTCGCAGCTGCTCCTCGGTAGCCCCTTCCAGCCCGGAAGCCCAGCCGCCTTTGGCAGCCCTCAGTTTCAGGGCCTGTCTGCTTTCCAACAGACTCAGCACCAGCAGTCCAACGGCCAGCAGCACAATGGCGGCATTTCGAGCCCTGTGCAGGGCAACATGTCTCCCCAGACTTACCAGGCTCTAGTGTCTCCTTCGACTTACGGAGCGCCCTCATTCTTCCCTCCCCAGTCGCCTACTGGAGCTTACGGTATGCAGAGCCCGATTCAGCCTACGTCTCCCGTTTCCATGGGCGCTGGCGTGGTGACTGGCACTAGCCGAACCGTCTATCTCGGCAACATTCCTCCGGACACCAGCGCTGAGGAGATCCTGGGCCATGTTAGAAGTGGTCAGATTGAGTCCGTCCGCCTGCTGCCCGACAAGAACTGCGCCTTCATCTCTTTCCTGGATGCTAGCTCCGCCACCCACTTCCACTCTGATGCCATACTGAAGAAGCTGTGTATCAAGGGTCAAGATATCAAGGTTGGCTGGGGCAAGCCGTCCCAGGTCCCCACGTCCGTCGCGCTCGCTGTCCAGCAGTCTGGCGCGTCCCGAAACGTCTACCTGGGCAACCTGCCTGAGGAGGTCTCCGACGAGGAACTGCGCGAAGACCTTGCCAAGTTTGGTGCCATTGACACCATAAAGATTGTTCGCGAGAAGAACATTGCTTTCGTTCACTACCTGTCCATTGCCAACGCGATCAAGGCTGTGACCCAGTTGCCTCAGGAGGCCAAGTGGCAGGCCCCCCGTCGTGTGTATTACGGCAAGGATAGATGCGCCTACGTCTCAAAAACTCAGCAGCAAAACGCCGCCCAGTATTTGGGAATCGCCCCTGGCTATGCGCACATGCTTACCGGTGCCGACCGCGACCTCATCTCCAATGCCCTCGCTCAGCAGTCCGTGGCTGCGGCCGCTGTCGCCACAAGCGCTGGCGGAATGAACAACCTGGGCAATCGAACCATCTACCTCGGCAACATCCACCCGGAAACTACGATTGAGGAGATTTGCAACGTCGTCCGAGGCGGTCTGTTGCACCACATCCGCTACATCCCAGACAAGCACATCTGCTTTGTGACCTTTATTGACCCCACAGCTGCCGCGTCATTCTATGCCCTCAGCAACCTGCAGGGTCTGATGATTCACAACCGAAGACTCAAGATTGGCTGGGGCAAGCATTCTGGTGCCCTGCCACCTGCTATTGCTCTCGCTGTTAGCGGTGGAGCTTCGCGTAACGTCTACATTGGTAACCTGGATGAGACTTGGACGGAGGAGCGACTGCGCCAGGACTTTACCGAGTACGGTGAGATTGAGCTGGTCAACGCTCTCCGCGAGAAGAGCTGCGCCTTTGTCAACTTCACCAACATCGCAAAcgccatcaaggccatcgaggCCATCCGCGGCAAGGAGGAGTACAAAAAGTTCAAGGTCAACTTTGGAAAGGATCGATGCGGCAACGCCCCTCGCCAGGCCCAGCAGAGCTCATCTCCTCGTGGTGATGGCGTCTCGTCGCCGCCTCCCAACGGCTCACAGAACAGCAACTCGCCATCCAACGGAAACACACCACAGCCGGCGGCAGCTCTGTTCAATGCTTCAAACAATCCGCTGACGATGTACCTGAGCCACATGCAACAGCAGGctcaccagcagcaacagcaacagcagcagatgtCGGTACAGCAAAACATTCTGTTCAACACTGCCCAGTCGAATGATTTGTCACTAGACGTCCCTCAACAGGGCCCTATTGGCGGACACGGACAGTCTGCTAGCATTTCCAATGGATATTCCATGAACGGTGGCATGTCCAATGCCACTACTATCGGCGGTCTGCTTGCCCCCGGCAACGGTCGTGGCCAGCACAGCCGCGCCGTCAGTCTCCCGGTCCTTGCGCCTGGATTCGAGAACGGAGGCATCAGCCCTTCGGAGAGCAACGGCAGCCACGGCGAGAGGCGTGGTCACCAGTACCAGGCCAGCTACGGTGGTATGGGAGCCTCTGGCTTTGGCCTGGCTATCCAGGGAGGCCTGAATGGCTGGGTGGAAGAGGAAGTGGCCAACTAA